TAGATTTGCTTAAAACATTTCCCAGTCTCTTTAAAGGAATGCTAGTTAGTGGGAGGCCACAGCTGGTAAATTACCCTTAGTAGTGGTTTCAAGTAGTCCATAACTATAAAAATCGTTACGGCCAGGATATGTCGGAACAGAACACTCCCCACTGGGGTCCTCAGCCTTGGATGTCAGCTCGGCCCCTCAAGGGGTCCCTACACCTGGAAGCTGATTCCACTCATCAGTCTCGAGCTGGGCGCATGTGGAGTTGATGTGGAGTTGTAGCTGACTGGCTGGTGGGGTCAGCCTGGCCTCCCAGTGTGGAGCATGGGCACCAGCCTCACTGCGTGGTCACCCTAGGGCATATGCTGCGGGCTGTTGTGGCATTCCTGTGGCCAGcccagaggcaggcaggggctgtCTGGGGTTTGCCATGTGCACCATCACCTGGGCTTGGGGTGAGCTGGAGGAgccactgaggctcagagctCTGGGGATCCCAGGGTCCTTGTCCACGCTGCGGGTCACACTGGCCAGCTTGCTGGTGCTCTCACCATGGTCTCTGTGGAGAGAGGAGGCATGAGTTGGCAAAAGAGTGTGGATAGGGTTTAATCCCCAACTCCATACCTTCCCAGGTACCCAGGCCCCTCCAGTGGGCCTGGGGCAACTGCTGCCCTGAGCACTGGGGAGCCCGTTTCCTCCTGCTGGGAGCTGCCCTGCACCCTAAGGTGCACAGAGGTCACTCCATCTCCCTGCTGGGCCCTGTTGGCAAGTGGGTCCTTCATCTACACAACCAGGGCGTGGCCCAGGAGTCAGACACTTGCCCCCCTAAGGTGTGGGAAGGGACTTCCTGGGGCTCATTCAGAGTGTGCAGAAACCACCAGGAACCCAGCTGTCTGGCCAGGGCCTGGGATGTCCCAGGCAGAGAAGGGACGCTGGGGAGCAGGAGGTCAAGGGGAGGACATCTTCCCTCCTGCCAGGCCTGCCTCTTTGGTAGCCAGGAGCTGGATCACCCACCTGCTCCACCCTCAGTACTCTTGTGGCTCTCTACTCCCCCAGATACAAACCAAGCCATTCCCCAGGCTGACCAGACCCTGGCCCTGTCCCATCTCcagcctccacacacacactggcCTCTGCTCCATGTGGGCTGCCTGGCggctcccacctccagccctttGCATGTCCTCTCCTCCCCTCAGAGGCTATCTCTCTCCCCTCCCAAAGCAGGCTCTCTTAGTCCTTTCACTTCCGGcatcacctcttccaggaagccttcctggatcACGGCTCCCACCCACAACTAATTCTCAGAAAAACTCTAGTAAGTAGTAGGAATTAAGAAATGATCTGCTTATGCAATGAGTAAGTGAAAGCATCAATAACTGGTGGAGACGAAAGGCAGCTTCGGGGAGGCAGGAGCCAGACTGACTTCACCCAGCCTCACTTACTGGTTGTGTGGGAGTCTACACAAGTTTCTTAACCTGCCTAGTTCTTCACCTGGAAAACGGGATAAAAGTAGTACCCACCCCTAGGTGAAAAGAGTTAATATTTGGAAGAgttcagaacagtgcctggcacattgcaaGTGCTGAGAAGTacttatgaaataaaaacaaggtCAAGAGGCAAACCTCACCTTGCTAAAGGCAATTTACCACCTATGGAGGCAGCCTGGGCCCTGCCTGAGGGGTAGGCAGCCCCAGCACAGGCATATCCCGAGGATCCTGCCTGGGAGCCTGGGGCCCAGGGCTGGGGACTCAGGGAACTCTGCCTCCATCGGCTTTGTAGCCCTGGGCAGGACCCGCCTTCTCTGAGTCCCCACGAAGCTGGGCTGAGTGCTTGAGGTCTCCATGTGTGAGAGAGCTCCGGGAAGGGGCTCTGCCCTAAGGGTCCCCCTCCCAATCCCCCTCAGCCTCACCACCACTTCCTGCCTCTTGAGCTGACTATCAGAGTGGCCCCTAAGCcggcctcctccagcctctcacGGCCCTGTCAGGGTGCCTCCCTCCCGCCCTGGCTCTCTCACTCCCCAGAGGGGGTGAACACAGCCCTGTACACAGATCTGTGGCCACTCTTGGACGGGACGCACACGTCCGACCACACACTGCGCAAGTTCCCGCAGTGTAAGAGGCAGTGTCTGTGGCGCTGGGACCAGGCAGAAGTGTGGCCCCAAACAGCACCCCTGGGAGCCCCTCGGCATCATGCTCTGGCCAGCAAAGCCCCTGCGGCAGCGGCAGCAGCTGTGGCTGCCATCATCCTGGACACCATGTTGCCTTGAGAGGCAATTGTTCCTTCCCCCATTCCATGGGCACTTTACCAGTTATGACACAGGACGATCTGGTCCCAGTGCTGTAATGGGGAGTGGGGATCACAGGTGGGGCAATGGAGGAGCTCTGAAAGTGGCTTTGGATATCTCACTACCCAAAAGGaaaggcattagccaccatggccccaacaaaactaaaataaaaaggaaagggggtcaggcacggtggctcacgcctgtaatcccagcactttgggaggccgaggtgggcggatcacgaggtgaggagatcgagaccatcctggctaacacagtgaaaccctgtctctactaaaaatacaaaaaattagctgggcatggtggcggacacctgtggtcccagctacttgggaggctgaggcaggagaatggtgtgaacccaggaggcggagcttgcagtgagccgagatcacgccactgcactccagcctggacgacagagcaagagtctgcctcaaaaaaaaaaaaaaaaaaaaaaaaaggaaagaggcctAAAAAATGTACAGCCAATTGATGGGTCAGGtgccctcccacaacacatggagcAAAACATTAGGAGGTAATtcagcagagaaaacagaaaatgactcATGCCAGCAATGGCACTGGTGAGCCAAGGCTGGAGAAAACATTCTTCCTCGACATTCATCAAAGAAATGCTGACGGAAACTACCCACACAACTTGTAGCTACTGTAAGAAACAAATGATAAACAAATGGTCAGCACTCAGTGATGATGCAGTTACCAGAAAAATATGGCCACATTCACTTGTACCAGAGCTCCCAGGGAAAGAATGTGGTCATAAAATATTCAGACTGTTGGGCCTAAACAATCGATTCCTAGGATCAGCCCCAAGAGTTGtggtcttgaaaaagaaaaacagcactaAGCAAAAAGACACTGACCACGCCTGACCACTCAACAGGGGAGGGTCTAGCAGATATTGGAAGCTTTGGAATAATGGGCTGCTGTAAGGAATGATAGCCTGGAGGCCTCAGACCACCATGGTGACCTGGAACGTGTTGCTAAGTGCAGAAGTATCAATGGCAGCATTTCGGCTACATCCTTGTTGATGTAATACACACTTGAAGCGCCAGGAAAGGAGACAGAAAGGTGAATTCCTTCCCTGCAGGTGTTGGCCAGACCCAGCACGGTGTGTGTTAACCCAGGGCCACAGAGACCACCatctcctgtgcctcagtttccccatctgcataAGGTCGTAAGAGTGGCAACGACAGTAACAGCCAGTATTCAATGAGCTCTCACCCTGGGCCTGGCGAGAGAGGCACACACCTGGACTCAGGTAACCTCAACAACTTGAAAGGGTGAGCGCTACTGCAATCCtcactttacaggtgaggaaactgaggcatggagctGTTAGTCATACAGTGAGGCCATGAGGGCTGGGACcaagtgcactgcagcctcgaaagACTCCAGCGGGAAGGCCTGAAGGAAGGGAACACAAGCTCAATGATGTCATCTGGATGCCCGCCCAGACCCCGGTGTCTAAGCGCTGTTCTCCACCCAGAGAAACAGGGCTCCCAGAGCAGTGGCCAACCGCAGAGATGGGCACAGAAAGCATGAGATGGGCCTGGAACATCTTGTGCAAGGCAGGAAGCACTCACAGACTGATGGGGATGGATCAGAAGGACACAGGCCATGGCTTGGCAGAGCTCCTACTGCCAAGAACCGGAGCCCACAAAAAGTGTGCTTGAAAATAATGCGGGGGAAGGGGCATGAATGAGGTTGCCTGGCTTAGCTGGTGACCATGAGAATGGGAGGCAGGGACAGGAGATCTGTGACAATATTCTACTTTTGTGTATTTGTGAACTTTtcccaaaataaaagtttcagaAAAGAATATTCATGAGTTCATGTGAtgctaaaacaacaaaacaaaatcaaaagaaaggaaagaaaaaaacagctcaTCCTCATCCCTGATAGAAGGAATGTCAGAAGTGCAACAGAATTAACAAAGTCACCATTCTGTAATGCCCAAGGCAAGAGCGGATCTGGCAGGATCAGCCTTGCACGCTGAGACCACAAGTCAGAGGCCGCTGAGACAGTGGAGGGACACTTGCAGAGCCCCTTCCTCAGGCTCTGACAGTGGAGGGACCTGGGGGGCTTCGCCTCAGCCAAGAGACCCCATTCCATGTGGCCCGTGGGGGCAGCctggcccatgtctgtgatctgcacatGTAGCCCTGCACCAGATATGCACAGCCGGGCCTGGTCACACAGAAACACCAGACAGACGCAGACAGGAGCCTCTGCATGCGACCACTGGCCTGGAACCCTCAGAAGACTATGCCATGAAAAACTGAAGGCCCATACCAGTTTAAGGAGCCCAGAGACCTGGTGGCTGAGTGCTGCGTGTGATTATGGACATTCTCCACTCAACAGGCCACATGCAATCAATATTAGAtttctgttggtttttttttttctttttttgagacggagtctcgctctgtcgcccaggctggagtgcagtggcacaaccttggctcactacaagctccgcctcctgggttcaagtgattctcctgtctctgcctcccaagtagctgggattaaaggcacactccgccacacccaggtaatgtttgtgtttttagtagagacgggatttcaccatgttggcctcgaactcctgacctcaggtgatcctcccacctcagcctcccaaactgctgggattacaggtgtgagccaccaagcctggccaatcaGTATTAAATTTCTGGACTCAGAAAAAGAATGTCCTTATATTGGTTCAGGgcaaaaaaaatgtatgtgtgtattaagagagagagaaaggagagggacaGAGCACGGGAGGGAGAGCAAGTGACTGCAGCTCAGTGCAGAGCCCTGCTGGGTGTGGGTGGAGGGAACACAGGTGTGTAGAAGCTTCAGCTTCCCTGGAGGGTGGACCCTCCAGATGAAAACACTGCTGGGGGCAGTTCTGAGTCCTAGAATGTCAGAGTCAGGACAGAGTGCTACAAGGACCACCAGCCTCTTGTTTTAGAGATAGGAGTTAAGGTTCTGGGTGGGCTAGGCGTGTGGGAGCAGCAGGCTCTCAGCGTGTGGGAGCAGCAGGTGGCCCGGGGCCTGACCAAGCTGGACCCCTTGTCCCCCAGCATGTCCCCTACCCAGACCCGGGCTCACGTGGTGAAGCTGTGGTTGTCGTGCGCCTGGCTGGGCCCGCTCACGGGTTTGTTGAAGTGCTTGAGGCCAAGGTATGCGGCCTGCACCGTCTCCAAGTCCTCATCTttcagctgggaccacagctgggCTGACCTGGAGGAGAGTTTGGGAGGAAGGACTCTGAGCATGCAGGTGTATCCCTGACGGTGGTGGAAACGGGCTCCATGTAGGCCCAGGGCACCGTCTGCAGGACCAGTGCAGGCTGGCAaacctctcaaagagctgggcaGTGGATGTTTTTGGTGTGGTGAGACACATGATTTCTCCCACAGCTAAACTCTGCCATTGCAGACCAAAAGTAGCCACACACCAGTAGACAAtgaacatggctgtgttccaataaaactttacttacaaatACAGGTGGTGGAAAGTTCTAGGGCTGGACAGTGCTAATGGCTGCACTACATCGTGaacatacttaatgccactgaactgtagaCGTTAAAAAGGTtaagttttggccaggcgcagtggctcatgcctgtaatcccagcactttgggaggccgtggcaggtagatcatgaggtcaggagctcgagaccatcctggctaacacggtgaaaccccgtctgtactaaaaatacaaaaaaaaattagctgagcatggtggcgggcgcttgtagtcccagctactcgggaggctgaggcaggagaatggcgtgatcccgggaggtggagcttgcagtgagctgcgatggagccactgcactccagcctgggcgacagagcaagactccgtctcaaaaaaaaaaagttaagttttATGTATtgatattttaccacaataaaaaataaaaacaaaaaataataataaattaccatGGGGAAAAAACCTGACAGACAGCCGGACTTCGCTGGTGGGCTGTGGTTAACCAGCCCTCCATCTGCAGTGACAGTGACTCCCTCTCAAGGTTTAGGGGGCGTGTGTGGCAGCCCTGCAGGCCGTTAACACAGCAGAGTACATACTGCATATGTGTGCAGGTTTAAGAATAaaacgggccgggcgcggtggctcacgcctgtaatcccagcactttgggaggcagatcgctgggcagatcaccagaggtcaggagttcgagaccagcctggccaatatggtgaaaccccatctccactaaaaatacaaaaaattagccgagtgtggtggtacatacctataatcccagcttctaggaaggctgaggcaggagaattgctttaacccaggaggcggaggttgcagtgagctgagatcacgctactgtactctgtcgcctgggtgacagagcaagactccgtctcaaaaaaaataaataaataaaataatccccCGTGAACCCATAGCCTGGCCTAAGAGCAGGGCCTTGGGGGCCCACATGCCCCCCAGCTGTGATGCTGCCCTTGGCTGCTGCGTGGGCCGGGAGCAGCACTTGGGGAGACGCAGGCCCAGAGCAGCAGTGGTAGGAACGGGTGCCCTGAGGGCAGTGCCGGGGTTCCCTTGAAACACTCTGCCCTTTCCTCCTCCCATGGTGCCAAGAGGCGCCTCCCGGGAGGACCCTGAGATCATGAGGCCACCGTACCTGTTGGAGCGCCGCCGCTCGCTCTTCTTCACGCATTTGAGGAGGCAGCAGGTGAGGAAGGCCATGGACATGAGCAGGATGATGGCACAGCTCACAATGGAGGCGATCACAGCCACCTTGAAGCCAAAGGTCTCGTGTGGTGGCACCACTGTGTGGGAGACAACCACCAGCTCCTGGGCGAGGTTTGCCCAGATCTgcctggcccaggggttgggggtcTCAGGGGTGGTATGGGTAGGGCCTGGGTGTAGACAGGGCCTGGGCAGCCCTCAGTGAGCCCTGTTGCATGGTAAGGGGGCAGTGAGGTGCTGGGGGCTGAGGCAAAGATCTGTGCAAACTATATTTGGAGGTGGGACTATCAGAGAAGACTCTCCCCAAGAAGCAGGTTATTTGAGCAGGGTGTGTAGGAGTATGCAGAGTGGCTATTTAAAGGGGGTATTTAAGCAGGGTTTTCCAGGGTGTGTAGGAGTGTGCAGAGTGGCTAATTGAAGGGGGTATTTGAGCAGGGTTTTGTAGGGTATGTAGAAGTCTGCAGAGTGGTCAATTACAGAAGTTCTGGCAGGGAGTTCAGAGTGATGGCCTCCTTGGCTCCTACCCACTGGAGTCCTGCCTGAGGAATGAAGGAAGGGCAGGCCACAGAGAGGAGGTGACAATAGACAGTGCTGAGGAGGCCTTGCCCAGCCCATGGTCTGGGTTTTCACAATGCCCCAAGGTGGCAACATTCTTCAGGGGGCCTACATGCCTTCTCAGGTCACTTTCCAGGAAGGTCCAAAATACTATGTatctgctgtgtgacctcagctaTGCTCAAAAAACTAGTTCCATCAGATTCTACTGGATGTTCTGGCTAAAAAAGGCCTCGGAATCCTAATTTGAGCAACACCGTTTACTCCCCCACGTAGAGAACATGGCCCTGTCCCCTGCCCCATTTCCCATGCTCCCTAGTGGATCCTGGCCACCCAAAAtggagactacatttcccagtggTCACAGGACCATGTTCTGGCCAGTGGAAGATAAGAAGTGATGTGGGGCAACTTCTAAGAACCTTCCCTGAGACATTGGGGCCTGCCCTTTGGCCCCAGGGCCCCTCACCCCATAACAGCTGCCTGGAACACAGCTGCTGCCACCTTGAATCATGAAGCTGAGGCCATGCCCAGCAGAGCCATGCCAGGGAAGGGGCCTGGCTCCCACTGCCATGGAGCCTATACAGATCTGCCTGCCCACCCTGAAGGTTGAGCTCCATCATAGTTAATCCTAGTATTTTGGGTTTTCTGCCTTTCAGAATCTAATCCTAACACTCGCATCCTCAGAGAATCACCTAGCATGTGAACATTTTataggctctgagaagtcctgcagcaTAAAAACCCAGAATCTGCCGAACTATTTTGACTCTGAGCCCTTTTTATGCACAAAACACATGAACATAACACACATAGCTTCATTTTGGAAATGTCATGCTGGGCACTGAAAAGGGACTATCTTGTGGACCTTTCAACACCTGTACAAGAAATACAACCAGAAAACCATCGCCTCCCACAGACTGGGAGCTCCAGGGCCAGGCACGTTATGACCTTCCGTGTTGCCAGTACTTAAGATTCCTGATACGTGAAATATCCTATTAAAGTTGGCCATGTGCACGtgtacatgaatgaatgaatgaatgaacaaacatagTTTCCTGCTTAACAGATGAAAACGTGCTGGCTCAGAGAGCATGCACAGCCTCTTGGCGGTGAGGGGCTGAGTcggtagcagagccaggattggaGGCCCGCTACTAGGCTTTGGGTCCGTGCTGCCAGCATGGCACTGGGAGGGCTGAGGGCCTACAGCCGGCTGCTGACATGTAAGCAAGCTGTCAGTGTTGGGAATGGGACCCTATACACTGGCCTAGCTGCTTGTGAGTAGACACCCACGCCATCCCCACCCACACCATCCCCATGACAGGATTTGGggccatcccccacccccagagcCACCAAGCTGAGAGAGGGGTCCTTACGTTTGCACACTGGGGACCCTGAAGACCACTCAGCGATGCTCCCCTTCCAGGTGCAGGTGAGGAGCCCAGACCCCACCATCTGGTGGTTGGAGGGGCAGTGGAACATGAGCACGGTCCCCACGGAAGCACCATTGCCACGAAGGACTTGGAAGGTTGCTTGCGGGGGTAGCCGCAGCTTAGCGCAGGTGCCTGGGGAGACAGGCAGGTATGAGGCATGGCGGGGGGGGGGTGGGCacgcagggcagggctgggcaggacccTGGAGTGAGGTGCTGGCACAGCACTGGGGAGCACAGGGGTGGGGTGCAGCTCCAAAGGCCATTGGATGCTCTAGAGGTCACATGGGGTCATCCAGACCGGGAGACAACGCAGAGCTGGATCCCTCCATGAAGTACACTCTAGATGTTGAGGATTGGAgcgttaaaaaaagaaacaagtgttAGAAGACAATAAAAGCAAACATACCTTCCCTGAGACACTGAGGCATGGCCTTTGATTATGACCTAAACACGGCTCCAAAGGCAGaaatcagaattaaaaaaaaaaaaaaaaagagggacagagagagatcaACAGATTTGACTGCATACAAAGCAGAAAGCAAAAGCTTCTGAGGCTCCCTAATAATGGAAAACAACCAACTCAGGTGAAAAATTCGGGAAAGGATATTTGGAAAGCATAGGTCAAAGGTTGGTTCGGTAGTCTTAATATATGAAGAGGTCTTACACATCAATGAAAACTGAatattcagtttaaaaaaaaccaacaagTTCTAATGTGTGAACAAGCAATTCACAAGGATACCAGTGGCCCACAGTCATGAAAAATGCAGACCCACAGGCAATTGAGGAAATGTTGATTCAAGGGAGAGCTCATTTTTCCTTCGTTGGTGAggtaaaggcaaaaagaaaacaatgtgcaAGTTGGCAGGGCCTGGGAAGCCCTGTGCCCGGGCTGGGGTACAGATCCAACCTTTCTGCAGAGCATTTGGTAAATGCAATAAGCACCCTATGTTGCATATGAACCTTTAGCCACAGGAAATAAGaatctgctggccaggcatggtggctcatgcttgtaatcccagcactttgggaggccgaggcgggtggatcatgaggtcgggggattgagaccatcctggccaccatggtgaaaccccatctctactaaaaatacaaaaattagctgggcatggtggcatgtgcctgtaattccagctactcaggaggctgaggcaggagaatcgattgaatcagggagtcggaggttgcagtgagccaagatcactgcactccagcctggcaacagagtgagactgcatctcaaaaaaaaaaaaaaaaaaaaaaaaaagaatctgctgCCAAGATTTCTCTATGGGGAAGCCCACCTCAGAACCATACATAATAGTGAAAGGCTGAAACAACCCACGCCTCCAGCAGGAGGGAATGATTCCCTCACCCGGGGCCATCCAGACATTAAAATACCAGAGAGCACTTACagtgatgttcttttttttttttttttttttttttgagtcagagtcttgccctgtcacccaggctggagtgtgcaatggcgtgatctcagctcacagcaacctccacctcctgggttcaagcaattctcctgcctca
This portion of the Pan troglodytes isolate AG18354 chromosome 11, NHGRI_mPanTro3-v2.0_pri, whole genome shotgun sequence genome encodes:
- the SUSD3 gene encoding sushi domain-containing protein 3 isoform X3, translated to MRWAAATLRGKARPRGRAGVTTPAPGNRTGTCAKLRLPPQATFQVLRGNGASVGTVLMFHCPSNHQMVGSGLLTCTWKGSIAEWSSGSPVCKLVPPHETFGFKVAVIASIVSCAIILLMSMAFLTCCLLKCVKKSERRRSNRDHGESTSKLASVTRSVDKDPGIPRALSLSGSSSSPQAQVMVHMANPRQPLPASGLATGMPQQPAAYALG
- the SUSD3 gene encoding sushi domain-containing protein 3 isoform X1, yielding MRWAAATLRGKARPRGRAGVTTPAPGNRTGTCAKLRLPPQATFQVLRGNGASVGTVLMFHCPSNHQMVGSGLLTCTWKGSIAEWSSGSPVCKLVPPHETFGFKVAVIASIVSCAIILLMSMAFLTCCLLKCVKKSERRRSNRSAQLWSQLKDEDLETVQAAYLGLKHFNKPVSGPSQAHDNHSFTTDHGESTSKLASVTRSVDKDPGIPRALSLSGSSSSPQAQVMVHMANPRQPLPASGLATGMPQQPAAYALG
- the SUSD3 gene encoding sushi domain-containing protein 3 isoform X4, producing the protein MFHCPSNHQMVGSGLLTCTWKGSIAEWSSGSPVCKLVPPHETFGFKVAVIASIVSCAIILLMSMAFLTCCLLKCVKKSERRRSNRSAQLWSQLKDEDLETVQAAYLGLKHFNKPVSGPSQAHDNHSFTTDHGESTSKLASVTRSVDKDPGIPRALSLSGSSSSPQAQVMVHMANPRQPLPASGLATGMPQQPAAYALG
- the SUSD3 gene encoding sushi domain-containing protein 3 isoform X2; this encodes MKNIGLVMEWEIPEIICTCAKLRLPPQATFQVLRGNGASVGTVLMFHCPSNHQMVGSGLLTCTWKGSIAEWSSGSPVCKLVPPHETFGFKVAVIASIVSCAIILLMSMAFLTCCLLKCVKKSERRRSNRSAQLWSQLKDEDLETVQAAYLGLKHFNKPVSGPSQAHDNHSFTTDHGESTSKLASVTRSVDKDPGIPRALSLSGSSSSPQAQVMVHMANPRQPLPASGLATGMPQQPAAYALG